The following are encoded together in the Odocoileus virginianus isolate 20LAN1187 ecotype Illinois chromosome 28, Ovbor_1.2, whole genome shotgun sequence genome:
- the EML3 gene encoding echinoderm microtubule-associated protein-like 3 isoform X3 yields MDGAGGPVSLPSLESCCSSGLGPCRPSSSTAPPSVVPTFLGRTPYFSPGEGPAQEALQSLSRRLQVQEKEMELVKAALAEALRLLRLQAPPTSLQDPGTLGPPRGSSPAAPPGLPPTCSPSLVSRGTQTEAEVEVEPSPGPPGLSNGPPAPPGGSEEPSGTQSEGGGSSSSGTGSPGPPGILRLAQPPQRTDTPRRNSSSSSPSERPRQKLSRKAASSANLLLRSGSTESRGGKDPLSSPGGPGSRRSNYNLEGISVKMFLRGRPITMYIPSGIRSLEELPSGPPPETLSLDWVYGYRGRDSRSNLFVLRSGEVVYFIACVVVLYRPGGGPGGPGGGGQRHYRGHTDCVRCLAVHPDGVRVASGQTAGVDKDGKPLQPVVHVWDSETLLKLQEIGLGAFERGVGALAFSVADQGAFLCVVDDSNEHMLSVWDCSRGTKLAEIKSTNDSVLAVGFNPRDSSSIVTSGKSHVHFWNWNGGTGIPGNGTLTRKQGVFGKYKKPKFIPCFVFLPDGDILTGDSEGNILTWGRSLSDSRTPGRGGAKETYGIVAQAHAHEGSIFALCLRRDGTVLSGGGRDRRLAQWGPGLVALQEAEIPEHFGAVRAIAEGPGSELLVGTTKNALLRGDLAQGFSPVIQGHTDELWGLCTHPFQNRFLTCGHDRQLCLWDGEGHALAWSIDLKETGLCADFHPSGAVVAVGLNTGRWLVLDTETREIVSDITDGNEQLSVVRYSPDGLYLAIGSHDNMIYIYSVSSDGAKSSRFGRCVGHSSFITHLDWSKDGNFIMSNSGDYEILYWDVAGGCKLLRNRYESRDREWATYTCVLGFHVYGVWPDGSDGTDINSLCRSHNERIVAVADDFCKVHLFQYPCARAKAPSLVYGGHGSHVTSVRFTHDDSHLISLGGKDASIFQWRVLGAGGTGPVPTTPSRTPSLSPASSLDV; encoded by the exons ATGGACGGGGCCGGGGGGCCCG TTTCGCTGCCTTCCCTGGAGTCCTGCTGTTCCTCTGGGCTTGGGCCCTGTCGTCCCTCATCCAGCACTGCGCCTCCGTCTGTGGTTCCCACGTTCCTCGGCAGAACTCCATATTTCTCCCCTG GTGAGGGCCCGGCTCAGGAGGCCCTGCAGTCCTTGAGCCGGCGGCTTCAggtgcaggagaaggagatggagcTGGTGAAGGCAGCCTTGGCAGAAGCTCTTCGCCTGCTGCGGCTGCAGGCGCCCCCCACCTCCTTGCAGGACCCTGGCACCCTGGGCCCTCCGAGGGGCAG CAGCCCCGCAGCCCCCCCAGGACTGCCACCCACATGCAGCCCCTCCTTGGTGAGTCGAGGCACCCAGACGGAAGCAGAGGTGGAGGTGGAACCATCCCCTGGCCCCCCCGGGCTGAGCAACGGGCCCCCAGCTCCTCCGGGGGGCAGTGAAGAACCTAGTGGGACCCAGTCTGAAGGagggggcagcagcagcagtggcacgGGCTCCCCTGGCCCCCCGGGGATCCTCAGGCTGGCTCAGCCCCCGCAGCGCACTGACAC GCCCCGGAGAAATTCTTCCTCCTCATCCCCCTCAGAACGGCCTCGCCAGAAACTCTCCCGGAAGGCAGCTTCCTCGGCCAACCTGTTATTGCGGTCAGGGAGCACAGAGAG CCGTGGGGGAAAAGACCCCCTCTCCAGCCCAGGGGGTCCTGGCTCTCGGAGGAGCAATTACAATTTAG AAGGCATCTCAGTGAAGATGTTCCTCCGAGGCCGCCCCATTACCATGTACATCCCGTCTGGCATCCGCAGCCTGGAGGAGCTGCCCAGCGGCCCACCCCCGGAGACCCTCAGCCTTGACTGGGT GTATGGGTACCGGGGTCGTGACTCGCGCTCTAATCTGTTCGTGCTGCGCTCTGGGGAAGTGGTCTACTTTATCGCCTGTGTGGTGGTGCTGTACCGGCCCGGGGGAGGCCCCGGGGGCCCTGGAGGTGGCGGCCAGAGACATTACCGGGGGCACACGGACTGCGTTCGATG CCTGGCTGTTCACCCTGATGGTGTGCGTGTAGCCTCAGGACAGACAGCCGGCGTGGATAAAGATGGGAAG ccCCTGCAGCCTGTGGTTCACGTCTGGGACTCCGAGACGCTGCTGAAGCTGCAGGAGATTGGACTGGGGGCCTTCGAGCGGGGTGTGGGGGCCCTGGCCTTTTCAGTTGCG GATCAGGGCGCTTTCCTCTGTGTGGTGGATGATTCCAACGAGCACATGCTGTCGGTGTGGGACTGCAGCCGGGGCACGAAGCTGGCTGAGATCAAG AGTACAAATGACTCAGTCCTCGCCGTTGGCTTCAACCCTCGTGACAGCAGCAGCATCGTCACCAGTGGGAAATCCCACGTCCACTTCTGGAACTGGAATGGTGGAACAGGGATTCCTGGGAACGGGACCCTCACCAGGAAACAGGGTGTCTTTGGG AAATACAAGAAGCCCAAGTTTATCCCCTGCTTCGTGTTCCTCCCGGATGGAGACATTCTCACTGGGGACTCAGAGGGGAACATCCTCACCTGGGGGCGGAGCCTCTCGGATTCCAGGACCCCAGGCAGGGGCGGGGCCAAAG AGACCTATGGGATTGTGGCCCAGGCCCACGCTCATGAAGGTTCCATCTTCGCCCTGTGTCTCCGGCGGGACGGGACCGTGCTGAGTGGTGGTGGGCGGGACCGCCGGCTGGCCCAGTGGGGGCCCGGGTTGGTGGCCCTTCAGGAGGCGGAG ATTCCTGAGCACTTCGGGGCCGTGCGGGCCATTGCAGAGGGGCCTGGCTCTGAGCTGCTGGTGGGCACCACGAAGAACGCGTTGCTGCGGGGAGATCTGGCCCAGGGCTTCTCCCCTGTAATCCAG GGTCACACGGATGAGCTCTGGGGGCTCTGCACACATCCCTTCCAGAACCGTTTCCTCACCTGTGGCCATGACCGGCAGCTCTGcctctgggatggggagggccaTGCGCTGGCCTGGAGCATTGACCTCAAG gaGACTGGTCTCTGTGCTGACTTCCACCCCAGTGGGGCAGTTGTGGCCGTAGGACTGAAcacagggag GTGGCTGGTTTTGGACACAGAGACCAGAGAGATCGTGTCTGACATCACCGATGGCAATGAGCAGCTCTCAGTGGTTCGGTACAGCCCAG ATGGGTTGTACCTGGCCATCGGTTCCCATGACAACATGATCTACATCTATAGCGTTTCCAGTGATGGTGCCAAGTCCAGCCGTTTTGGCCGCTGTGTG GGTCACTCCAGTTTCATCACTCACCTTGACTGGTCCAAGGATGGGAACTTCATCATGTCCAATTCTGGGGACTATGAGATCCTTTACT GGGACGTGGCTGGAGGCTGTAAGCTGCTGAGGAATCGCTATGAGAGCCGAGACCGGGAGTGGGCCACCTACACCTGCGTGCTGGGCTTCCATGTCTACG GCGTGTGGCCAGATGGCTCGGATGGAACCGACATCAACTCCCTGTGCCGCTCCCACAACGAGCGCATCGTAGCCGTTGCCGATGACTTCTGCAAAGTGCACCTCTTCCAGTACCCGTGCGCGCGCGCCAAG GCGCCGAGCCTTGTGTACGGTGGTCACGGCAGCCACGTGACCAGCGTCCGGTTCACGCACGACGACTCGCACCTCATCTCGCTGGGCGGCAAGGACGCCAGCATCTTCCAGTGGCGAGTGTTGGGCGCTGGGGGCACGGGGCCGGTGCCCACCACGCCCTCTCGAaccccctccctgtcccctgccTCCTCTCTTGACGTCTGA
- the EML3 gene encoding echinoderm microtubule-associated protein-like 3 isoform X4, which translates to MDGAGGPGEGPAQEALQSLSRRLQVQEKEMELVKAALAEALRLLRLQAPPTSLQDPGTLGPPRGSSPAAPPGLPPTCSPSLVSRGTQTEAEVEVEPSPGPPGLSNGPPAPPGGSEEPSGTQSEGGGSSSSGTGSPGPPGILRLAQPPQRTDTPRRNSSSSSPSERPRQKLSRKAASSANLLLRSGSTESRGGKDPLSSPGGPGSRRSNYNLEGISVKMFLRGRPITMYIPSGIRSLEELPSGPPPETLSLDWVYGYRGRDSRSNLFVLRSGEVVYFIACVVVLYRPGGGPGGPGGGGQRHYRGHTDCVRCLAVHPDGVRVASGQTAGVDKDGKPLQPVVHVWDSETLLKLQEIGLGAFERGVGALAFSVADQGAFLCVVDDSNEHMLSVWDCSRGTKLAEIKSTNDSVLAVGFNPRDSSSIVTSGKSHVHFWNWNGGTGIPGNGTLTRKQGVFGKYKKPKFIPCFVFLPDGDILTGDSEGNILTWGRSLSDSRTPGRGGAKETYGIVAQAHAHEGSIFALCLRRDGTVLSGGGRDRRLAQWGPGLVALQEAEIPEHFGAVRAIAEGPGSELLVGTTKNALLRGDLAQGFSPVIQGHTDELWGLCTHPFQNRFLTCGHDRQLCLWDGEGHALAWSIDLKETGLCADFHPSGAVVAVGLNTGRWLVLDTETREIVSDITDGNEQLSVVRYSPDGLYLAIGSHDNMIYIYSVSSDGAKSSRFGRCVGHSSFITHLDWSKDGNFIMSNSGDYEILYWDVAGGCKLLRNRYESRDREWATYTCVLGFHVYGVWPDGSDGTDINSLCRSHNERIVAVADDFCKVHLFQYPCARAKAPSLVYGGHGSHVTSVRFTHDDSHLISLGGKDASIFQWRVLGAGGTGPVPTTPSRTPSLSPASSLDV; encoded by the exons ATGGACGGGGCCGGGGGGCCCG GTGAGGGCCCGGCTCAGGAGGCCCTGCAGTCCTTGAGCCGGCGGCTTCAggtgcaggagaaggagatggagcTGGTGAAGGCAGCCTTGGCAGAAGCTCTTCGCCTGCTGCGGCTGCAGGCGCCCCCCACCTCCTTGCAGGACCCTGGCACCCTGGGCCCTCCGAGGGGCAG CAGCCCCGCAGCCCCCCCAGGACTGCCACCCACATGCAGCCCCTCCTTGGTGAGTCGAGGCACCCAGACGGAAGCAGAGGTGGAGGTGGAACCATCCCCTGGCCCCCCCGGGCTGAGCAACGGGCCCCCAGCTCCTCCGGGGGGCAGTGAAGAACCTAGTGGGACCCAGTCTGAAGGagggggcagcagcagcagtggcacgGGCTCCCCTGGCCCCCCGGGGATCCTCAGGCTGGCTCAGCCCCCGCAGCGCACTGACAC GCCCCGGAGAAATTCTTCCTCCTCATCCCCCTCAGAACGGCCTCGCCAGAAACTCTCCCGGAAGGCAGCTTCCTCGGCCAACCTGTTATTGCGGTCAGGGAGCACAGAGAG CCGTGGGGGAAAAGACCCCCTCTCCAGCCCAGGGGGTCCTGGCTCTCGGAGGAGCAATTACAATTTAG AAGGCATCTCAGTGAAGATGTTCCTCCGAGGCCGCCCCATTACCATGTACATCCCGTCTGGCATCCGCAGCCTGGAGGAGCTGCCCAGCGGCCCACCCCCGGAGACCCTCAGCCTTGACTGGGT GTATGGGTACCGGGGTCGTGACTCGCGCTCTAATCTGTTCGTGCTGCGCTCTGGGGAAGTGGTCTACTTTATCGCCTGTGTGGTGGTGCTGTACCGGCCCGGGGGAGGCCCCGGGGGCCCTGGAGGTGGCGGCCAGAGACATTACCGGGGGCACACGGACTGCGTTCGATG CCTGGCTGTTCACCCTGATGGTGTGCGTGTAGCCTCAGGACAGACAGCCGGCGTGGATAAAGATGGGAAG ccCCTGCAGCCTGTGGTTCACGTCTGGGACTCCGAGACGCTGCTGAAGCTGCAGGAGATTGGACTGGGGGCCTTCGAGCGGGGTGTGGGGGCCCTGGCCTTTTCAGTTGCG GATCAGGGCGCTTTCCTCTGTGTGGTGGATGATTCCAACGAGCACATGCTGTCGGTGTGGGACTGCAGCCGGGGCACGAAGCTGGCTGAGATCAAG AGTACAAATGACTCAGTCCTCGCCGTTGGCTTCAACCCTCGTGACAGCAGCAGCATCGTCACCAGTGGGAAATCCCACGTCCACTTCTGGAACTGGAATGGTGGAACAGGGATTCCTGGGAACGGGACCCTCACCAGGAAACAGGGTGTCTTTGGG AAATACAAGAAGCCCAAGTTTATCCCCTGCTTCGTGTTCCTCCCGGATGGAGACATTCTCACTGGGGACTCAGAGGGGAACATCCTCACCTGGGGGCGGAGCCTCTCGGATTCCAGGACCCCAGGCAGGGGCGGGGCCAAAG AGACCTATGGGATTGTGGCCCAGGCCCACGCTCATGAAGGTTCCATCTTCGCCCTGTGTCTCCGGCGGGACGGGACCGTGCTGAGTGGTGGTGGGCGGGACCGCCGGCTGGCCCAGTGGGGGCCCGGGTTGGTGGCCCTTCAGGAGGCGGAG ATTCCTGAGCACTTCGGGGCCGTGCGGGCCATTGCAGAGGGGCCTGGCTCTGAGCTGCTGGTGGGCACCACGAAGAACGCGTTGCTGCGGGGAGATCTGGCCCAGGGCTTCTCCCCTGTAATCCAG GGTCACACGGATGAGCTCTGGGGGCTCTGCACACATCCCTTCCAGAACCGTTTCCTCACCTGTGGCCATGACCGGCAGCTCTGcctctgggatggggagggccaTGCGCTGGCCTGGAGCATTGACCTCAAG gaGACTGGTCTCTGTGCTGACTTCCACCCCAGTGGGGCAGTTGTGGCCGTAGGACTGAAcacagggag GTGGCTGGTTTTGGACACAGAGACCAGAGAGATCGTGTCTGACATCACCGATGGCAATGAGCAGCTCTCAGTGGTTCGGTACAGCCCAG ATGGGTTGTACCTGGCCATCGGTTCCCATGACAACATGATCTACATCTATAGCGTTTCCAGTGATGGTGCCAAGTCCAGCCGTTTTGGCCGCTGTGTG GGTCACTCCAGTTTCATCACTCACCTTGACTGGTCCAAGGATGGGAACTTCATCATGTCCAATTCTGGGGACTATGAGATCCTTTACT GGGACGTGGCTGGAGGCTGTAAGCTGCTGAGGAATCGCTATGAGAGCCGAGACCGGGAGTGGGCCACCTACACCTGCGTGCTGGGCTTCCATGTCTACG GCGTGTGGCCAGATGGCTCGGATGGAACCGACATCAACTCCCTGTGCCGCTCCCACAACGAGCGCATCGTAGCCGTTGCCGATGACTTCTGCAAAGTGCACCTCTTCCAGTACCCGTGCGCGCGCGCCAAG GCGCCGAGCCTTGTGTACGGTGGTCACGGCAGCCACGTGACCAGCGTCCGGTTCACGCACGACGACTCGCACCTCATCTCGCTGGGCGGCAAGGACGCCAGCATCTTCCAGTGGCGAGTGTTGGGCGCTGGGGGCACGGGGCCGGTGCCCACCACGCCCTCTCGAaccccctccctgtcccctgccTCCTCTCTTGACGTCTGA
- the EML3 gene encoding echinoderm microtubule-associated protein-like 3 isoform X5 produces MDGAGGPGEGPAQEALQSLSRRLQVQEKEMELVKAALAEALRLLRLQAPPTSLQDPGTLGPPRGSPAAPPGLPPTCSPSLVSRGTQTEAEVEVEPSPGPPGLSNGPPAPPGGSEEPSGTQSEGGGSSSSGTGSPGPPGILRLAQPPQRTDTPRRNSSSSSPSERPRQKLSRKAASSANLLLRSGSTESRGGKDPLSSPGGPGSRRSNYNLEGISVKMFLRGRPITMYIPSGIRSLEELPSGPPPETLSLDWVYGYRGRDSRSNLFVLRSGEVVYFIACVVVLYRPGGGPGGPGGGGQRHYRGHTDCVRCLAVHPDGVRVASGQTAGVDKDGKPLQPVVHVWDSETLLKLQEIGLGAFERGVGALAFSVADQGAFLCVVDDSNEHMLSVWDCSRGTKLAEIKSTNDSVLAVGFNPRDSSSIVTSGKSHVHFWNWNGGTGIPGNGTLTRKQGVFGKYKKPKFIPCFVFLPDGDILTGDSEGNILTWGRSLSDSRTPGRGGAKETYGIVAQAHAHEGSIFALCLRRDGTVLSGGGRDRRLAQWGPGLVALQEAEIPEHFGAVRAIAEGPGSELLVGTTKNALLRGDLAQGFSPVIQGHTDELWGLCTHPFQNRFLTCGHDRQLCLWDGEGHALAWSIDLKETGLCADFHPSGAVVAVGLNTGRWLVLDTETREIVSDITDGNEQLSVVRYSPDGLYLAIGSHDNMIYIYSVSSDGAKSSRFGRCVGHSSFITHLDWSKDGNFIMSNSGDYEILYWDVAGGCKLLRNRYESRDREWATYTCVLGFHVYGVWPDGSDGTDINSLCRSHNERIVAVADDFCKVHLFQYPCARAKAPSLVYGGHGSHVTSVRFTHDDSHLISLGGKDASIFQWRVLGAGGTGPVPTTPSRTPSLSPASSLDV; encoded by the exons ATGGACGGGGCCGGGGGGCCCG GTGAGGGCCCGGCTCAGGAGGCCCTGCAGTCCTTGAGCCGGCGGCTTCAggtgcaggagaaggagatggagcTGGTGAAGGCAGCCTTGGCAGAAGCTCTTCGCCTGCTGCGGCTGCAGGCGCCCCCCACCTCCTTGCAGGACCCTGGCACCCTGGGCCCTCCGAGGGGCAG CCCCGCAGCCCCCCCAGGACTGCCACCCACATGCAGCCCCTCCTTGGTGAGTCGAGGCACCCAGACGGAAGCAGAGGTGGAGGTGGAACCATCCCCTGGCCCCCCCGGGCTGAGCAACGGGCCCCCAGCTCCTCCGGGGGGCAGTGAAGAACCTAGTGGGACCCAGTCTGAAGGagggggcagcagcagcagtggcacgGGCTCCCCTGGCCCCCCGGGGATCCTCAGGCTGGCTCAGCCCCCGCAGCGCACTGACAC GCCCCGGAGAAATTCTTCCTCCTCATCCCCCTCAGAACGGCCTCGCCAGAAACTCTCCCGGAAGGCAGCTTCCTCGGCCAACCTGTTATTGCGGTCAGGGAGCACAGAGAG CCGTGGGGGAAAAGACCCCCTCTCCAGCCCAGGGGGTCCTGGCTCTCGGAGGAGCAATTACAATTTAG AAGGCATCTCAGTGAAGATGTTCCTCCGAGGCCGCCCCATTACCATGTACATCCCGTCTGGCATCCGCAGCCTGGAGGAGCTGCCCAGCGGCCCACCCCCGGAGACCCTCAGCCTTGACTGGGT GTATGGGTACCGGGGTCGTGACTCGCGCTCTAATCTGTTCGTGCTGCGCTCTGGGGAAGTGGTCTACTTTATCGCCTGTGTGGTGGTGCTGTACCGGCCCGGGGGAGGCCCCGGGGGCCCTGGAGGTGGCGGCCAGAGACATTACCGGGGGCACACGGACTGCGTTCGATG CCTGGCTGTTCACCCTGATGGTGTGCGTGTAGCCTCAGGACAGACAGCCGGCGTGGATAAAGATGGGAAG ccCCTGCAGCCTGTGGTTCACGTCTGGGACTCCGAGACGCTGCTGAAGCTGCAGGAGATTGGACTGGGGGCCTTCGAGCGGGGTGTGGGGGCCCTGGCCTTTTCAGTTGCG GATCAGGGCGCTTTCCTCTGTGTGGTGGATGATTCCAACGAGCACATGCTGTCGGTGTGGGACTGCAGCCGGGGCACGAAGCTGGCTGAGATCAAG AGTACAAATGACTCAGTCCTCGCCGTTGGCTTCAACCCTCGTGACAGCAGCAGCATCGTCACCAGTGGGAAATCCCACGTCCACTTCTGGAACTGGAATGGTGGAACAGGGATTCCTGGGAACGGGACCCTCACCAGGAAACAGGGTGTCTTTGGG AAATACAAGAAGCCCAAGTTTATCCCCTGCTTCGTGTTCCTCCCGGATGGAGACATTCTCACTGGGGACTCAGAGGGGAACATCCTCACCTGGGGGCGGAGCCTCTCGGATTCCAGGACCCCAGGCAGGGGCGGGGCCAAAG AGACCTATGGGATTGTGGCCCAGGCCCACGCTCATGAAGGTTCCATCTTCGCCCTGTGTCTCCGGCGGGACGGGACCGTGCTGAGTGGTGGTGGGCGGGACCGCCGGCTGGCCCAGTGGGGGCCCGGGTTGGTGGCCCTTCAGGAGGCGGAG ATTCCTGAGCACTTCGGGGCCGTGCGGGCCATTGCAGAGGGGCCTGGCTCTGAGCTGCTGGTGGGCACCACGAAGAACGCGTTGCTGCGGGGAGATCTGGCCCAGGGCTTCTCCCCTGTAATCCAG GGTCACACGGATGAGCTCTGGGGGCTCTGCACACATCCCTTCCAGAACCGTTTCCTCACCTGTGGCCATGACCGGCAGCTCTGcctctgggatggggagggccaTGCGCTGGCCTGGAGCATTGACCTCAAG gaGACTGGTCTCTGTGCTGACTTCCACCCCAGTGGGGCAGTTGTGGCCGTAGGACTGAAcacagggag GTGGCTGGTTTTGGACACAGAGACCAGAGAGATCGTGTCTGACATCACCGATGGCAATGAGCAGCTCTCAGTGGTTCGGTACAGCCCAG ATGGGTTGTACCTGGCCATCGGTTCCCATGACAACATGATCTACATCTATAGCGTTTCCAGTGATGGTGCCAAGTCCAGCCGTTTTGGCCGCTGTGTG GGTCACTCCAGTTTCATCACTCACCTTGACTGGTCCAAGGATGGGAACTTCATCATGTCCAATTCTGGGGACTATGAGATCCTTTACT GGGACGTGGCTGGAGGCTGTAAGCTGCTGAGGAATCGCTATGAGAGCCGAGACCGGGAGTGGGCCACCTACACCTGCGTGCTGGGCTTCCATGTCTACG GCGTGTGGCCAGATGGCTCGGATGGAACCGACATCAACTCCCTGTGCCGCTCCCACAACGAGCGCATCGTAGCCGTTGCCGATGACTTCTGCAAAGTGCACCTCTTCCAGTACCCGTGCGCGCGCGCCAAG GCGCCGAGCCTTGTGTACGGTGGTCACGGCAGCCACGTGACCAGCGTCCGGTTCACGCACGACGACTCGCACCTCATCTCGCTGGGCGGCAAGGACGCCAGCATCTTCCAGTGGCGAGTGTTGGGCGCTGGGGGCACGGGGCCGGTGCCCACCACGCCCTCTCGAaccccctccctgtcccctgccTCCTCTCTTGACGTCTGA